From the Marinomonas sp. THO17 genome, one window contains:
- a CDS encoding cysteine desulfurase: MAFDPHSLRSHFPILAQQVHDKPLIYLDNAATTQKPMSVLQTMQDYYLTNNANVHRGVHFLSDKATNQFENARQRVAQFINAPQENQIIWTKGTTESINLVAYGLEHLIQAGDEILITSLEHHANLVPWQQLAFRTGARLRILPLTSDAEWQEELAHYFTERTKIFAVTQVSNAIGVHTPITTLIKKAKQQGAFTLVDGAQAVAHYPVDVVALDCDFYVFSGHKMYGPTGIGVLYGKQHALEVLIPYQTGGEMVSKVSYQATEFNVLPYRLEAGTPHMEGAIGLATACDFIAQQDREAMLAWEQQLANHVWVTLQKAANIEIYSPEQNATLVSLSVPNIHTLDLNAFLDSQGIAVRAGSHCAQPLMAQLGVSGTLRASFACYNTLEEADRFCDVLIEAIDLLNDE, translated from the coding sequence ATGGCTTTCGACCCACATTCACTTCGTTCACACTTTCCTATTTTGGCTCAACAGGTACACGACAAACCGCTTATCTATTTGGATAACGCCGCCACCACACAAAAGCCAATGAGCGTGCTGCAAACCATGCAAGACTATTACTTAACCAACAATGCCAATGTCCATCGCGGTGTACATTTTTTAAGTGACAAGGCCACCAACCAGTTTGAAAATGCACGACAGCGTGTGGCGCAATTTATCAATGCCCCGCAAGAGAATCAGATTATTTGGACCAAAGGTACCACAGAATCCATTAATCTCGTGGCTTATGGCTTAGAGCATTTAATACAAGCGGGCGACGAGATACTCATTACCAGCTTAGAACATCACGCCAATCTAGTACCTTGGCAACAACTGGCGTTTCGAACCGGAGCGCGACTGCGTATATTACCTTTGACCTCAGATGCCGAATGGCAAGAAGAACTGGCGCACTACTTTACTGAGCGAACTAAGATTTTTGCCGTCACTCAAGTATCCAACGCCATTGGTGTTCATACGCCCATCACAACCCTTATCAAAAAAGCCAAACAACAAGGAGCCTTCACCTTAGTCGATGGAGCACAAGCCGTGGCCCATTATCCAGTTGATGTTGTGGCTTTAGATTGTGATTTTTACGTGTTTTCTGGACATAAAATGTATGGTCCAACAGGCATTGGCGTACTCTATGGTAAACAGCATGCCCTGGAAGTCTTAATACCTTATCAGACTGGTGGAGAAATGGTGTCAAAGGTGTCTTACCAAGCAACAGAGTTTAATGTCTTACCTTATCGACTTGAAGCAGGTACACCTCATATGGAAGGGGCTATTGGCCTTGCCACGGCTTGTGACTTTATTGCTCAACAAGACAGAGAGGCTATGTTGGCTTGGGAACAACAGCTTGCTAACCATGTGTGGGTAACCTTACAAAAAGCCGCCAACATAGAAATCTATTCTCCTGAACAAAATGCCACCTTAGTATCTTTATCTGTACCCAATATTCATACCCTCGATCTCAATGCTTTTCTAGACAGCCAAGGCATAGCGGTTCGAGCTGGCAGCCACTGTGCCCAACCACTCATGGCACAACTTGGCGTTTCAGGGACATTGCGAGCCTCCTTCGCTTGCTACAATACTTTAGAAGAAGCTGACCGCTTTTGTGATGTACTCATTGAAGCCATTGACTTATTAAATGATGAGTAA
- a CDS encoding GntR family transcriptional regulator, which yields MADFLYKGVVDWFLEQMSQEALRPGDKMPSLRSLSKQLGFSLNTVIHGYELLCQDGWIESRPKSGYFVCHRSDTKPALLLAGESLHATQQQSAKIAWSSLAHHCALVDQTNLLQQANGRHLDTSLPVLGKGHLAVREVVSDYLKEMGIKTRAAQLWLGRSPLTMLTQSIQNLTQQDDTVLLLTPCDPRLAGTLQSLGRRVVSITAGDRGVDLDLAIRCLRDEPIKLIILPGQFAFPTGQLISNLSLRRWLAIIEETQLPVIEWDLCSHLAHRSAPLMTYKSLDQHDHIVYIGGVESHFTEQSLAWCIPGRHQDRLDGAFLAADMALNETQQAALSDLLQTTSKRCILRRGREVWANAERIKAKIDQLMAEQVSVVTNKGGLALWMRLTKPVTAETTPALMANFRHAMVPGALLSPETDADYWLALNVTSEYAEPLIDGLVEYLQADQQAKTSEVEEAEQAVEELEVKTETEESDNTKSDTEKKESTNNTSEPLYNPMLDLINHDFG from the coding sequence GTGGCAGATTTCTTATACAAAGGCGTTGTCGATTGGTTTCTTGAGCAGATGTCACAGGAGGCGTTACGTCCCGGAGACAAGATGCCATCGCTAAGAAGTTTGTCCAAGCAATTGGGCTTTAGTTTGAATACTGTGATTCATGGCTATGAATTGCTGTGTCAAGATGGCTGGATTGAATCACGACCAAAGTCTGGCTATTTTGTTTGTCATCGTAGTGACACCAAACCTGCTTTATTGCTTGCAGGAGAATCTTTACATGCAACGCAACAACAGAGCGCCAAAATTGCTTGGAGCAGCTTGGCTCACCATTGTGCTTTGGTGGATCAAACCAATCTGTTGCAGCAGGCCAATGGTCGACACCTTGATACCAGTCTACCCGTTTTGGGAAAAGGGCACTTGGCAGTACGTGAAGTGGTCAGTGATTATCTTAAAGAAATGGGGATTAAAACCCGTGCCGCGCAACTTTGGTTAGGGCGATCGCCGTTGACCATGCTGACTCAGAGTATTCAGAACTTAACTCAACAAGATGATACTGTCTTATTGCTTACCCCATGTGACCCAAGGTTAGCAGGAACCTTACAGAGTTTAGGGCGTCGTGTGGTAAGCATAACAGCGGGTGATCGCGGTGTGGATTTGGATCTGGCCATTCGCTGTTTAAGAGACGAGCCCATTAAATTGATCATTTTACCCGGTCAGTTTGCTTTTCCTACCGGGCAGTTAATCAGTAATCTTAGTTTACGCCGTTGGTTAGCCATCATAGAAGAAACTCAGTTGCCCGTCATTGAATGGGATTTATGTTCTCACTTAGCACACCGTTCAGCGCCTTTAATGACCTATAAATCCTTGGATCAACACGATCATATTGTCTATATAGGTGGGGTGGAGAGTCATTTTACGGAGCAATCTCTTGCTTGGTGTATTCCGGGACGACATCAAGATAGATTAGATGGCGCTTTTCTAGCGGCTGATATGGCGTTAAATGAAACCCAACAGGCGGCCTTGAGTGACTTACTACAAACCACCAGTAAACGTTGTATATTACGTCGAGGGCGCGAAGTATGGGCGAATGCTGAGCGCATTAAAGCCAAAATCGATCAATTGATGGCTGAGCAAGTAAGTGTGGTAACTAATAAAGGCGGTTTGGCTTTGTGGATGCGTTTAACCAAGCCAGTTACTGCTGAAACAACACCGGCTTTAATGGCCAATTTCCGTCATGCTATGGTGCCGGGGGCTTTACTCAGTCCAGAAACAGATGCCGATTATTGGTTGGCATTGAATGTTACCAGTGAATACGCGGAGCCACTGATAGATGGTTTGGTGGAGTATTTACAAGCAGATCAACAAGCAAAGACCAGTGAAGTCGAAGAGGCTGAGCAAGCGGTTGAAGAGTTGGAAGTTAAAACAGAAACAGAAGAATCTGATAACACAAAATCAGATACAGAAAAAAAAGAGTCCACTAATAACACCTCAGAACCTTTATACAATCCCATGTTGGATTTAATCAATCACGATTTTGGTTAG
- a CDS encoding DsbA family protein, whose product MAATLIYCYDPMCSWCWGFRPTWIKLQKALQGLIDEDKLLIQPMLGGLAVDSDTPMPDDMRIKLQATWHTIQRQLGTEFNFDFWQHNVPRRSTYPACRACYVARDFGLEDEMYHAIQQAYYLNAKNPSDLDTLVACAEHIGLKAEGFRKAMAHVAQQALLEEEIAQARHLQLNSFPSLALIKGDRLVPIAIDYQDPLSMLESIKKAL is encoded by the coding sequence ATGGCCGCCACCCTAATTTATTGTTATGACCCTATGTGTAGTTGGTGTTGGGGATTTCGTCCCACATGGATCAAGCTACAAAAAGCACTTCAGGGACTCATTGACGAAGATAAATTATTAATACAACCAATGTTAGGTGGCTTAGCTGTGGATTCAGATACGCCTATGCCTGATGACATGCGTATCAAGTTACAAGCCACTTGGCACACTATTCAGCGTCAATTAGGTACTGAATTCAATTTTGACTTTTGGCAACATAATGTACCAAGACGTTCAACCTATCCAGCTTGTCGAGCCTGCTATGTGGCGCGGGATTTTGGTTTAGAAGACGAAATGTACCATGCTATTCAACAAGCCTATTATCTTAACGCTAAAAATCCTTCTGATTTGGATACGTTAGTAGCCTGTGCAGAACACATCGGCCTCAAAGCAGAAGGGTTTAGAAAGGCCATGGCGCATGTTGCTCAGCAAGCTTTGTTAGAAGAGGAAATTGCACAAGCCCGTCATTTACAGCTTAACTCTTTTCCTTCCTTAGCCCTTATTAAAGGCGATCGGCTGGTTCCTATCGCCATTGATTATCAAGATCCTCTCAGCATGCTTGAGAGTATAAAAAAGGCACTTTAA